The sequence CGTCTGCTCGCTGGCACACCTCAAAAGCAGAGATGCCCAGTCCGGTGGCGATCTCCGTAATATGGCTAACCATGGTGGCGCCGATCCCCCGCTTAGGCACATTGATAATGCGCTGCAAGCGCACCGTGTCCGCCGGGTTGTTAATGAGCGCAAAGTAGGCGGTCATATCCTTAATTTCCTTGCGGTCAAAAAAGCGGTTGCCGCCAATGACCTTGTGGGGAATACCGCTTTTCGTCAGGGCAATTTCAATATTCCGGGACTGGGCGTTCATTCTGTACAATACTGCGTGGTCGCTCATTTTGCGCCCGGCCTTTACATTCTTCAGAATCTCCTCCACAATGAAGGAGGACTCGTCCGCCTCGTTCTGGGCAGTATTCAGAATGATCTTGCTGCCGGCGCCTGCATCCGTCCACAGGCGCTTGCCCTTTCGATTTTTGTTATTGGCGATCACCGCATTGGCGCCGTCCAAAATATTCTGGGTGGAGCGGTAGTTCTGCTCCAGGCGAATCACTGTGGCGTTCTTATAATGCTGCTCAAAGGACAAAATATTCTCAATGGTGGCGCCACGGAAGCGGTAAATGGACTGATCGTCATCACCGACCACGCAAATGTTCTTAAACTTGTCCGCCAGCAGCGAGGTGAGCACATACTGGGCGTGGTTGGTGTCCTGGTACTCGTCCACCATCACATAGCGGAACTGGTTTTGGTACAGCTCCAGCACATCGTCATTCTCTCGCAGCAGCTGCACGGTGTTGTAGATCATATCGTCAAAGTCCATAGCGTCCGCCGCCAGTAGCTCCTTTTGATAGAGCGCATAGCACTCGGCGATCTTGCCCTTACGGAAGTCCGCACCCACGGTAGCCCGGTACTCCTGGGGACCGATCAGCGCGTCCTTGGCGTTGCTGATCTCCGACAAAATGGCCCTATGGTTCAAAAACTTGTCGTCAATGCCCAGCTGGCGCTGGCACTGCTTCATCACACGCTTGCTGTCGTCCGTGTCATAAATGGTAAAGTGGTTGGTATAGCCCAGCCGATCCCCAAACCGGCGCAAGATCCGCGCGCAGCAGGAGTGGAAGGTGTGGGCCCAAATGGACTCCGCCTCCGGGCCGATGGCGTCTGCCAGTCGCTGGCGGATCTCCTCCGCCGCCTTATTGGTAAAGGTAATGGCCAGCACCTGCCAAGGCAGGGCGTAGCCGTCGGCAATAATATGCTGCACCCGGTTAACCAGCACGGTGGTCTTGCCGCTGCCGGCCCCGGCCAGGATCAGCAAGGGACCCTCGGTGTGCTGCACCGCCTGCTGCTGCATTTGGTTAAGTGCCATTGGTGTTCCTCCGTCTACAAAAAAATTACAAACAAAAAGGGCGCAAAATCCGGCAGGCTAAGCCCGCCGGATTTATCACCCAAAAATCAGTTGTTCCAGTTACTTTAACAAAGTGAGCATAATGCCGGCTGCTACGGCAGAGCCGATCACGCCGGACACATTGGGTCCCATGGCGTGCATCAGCAGGAAGTTGGAGGGGTTCTCTCTCTGCCCCTCTTTTTGGCTGACGCGGGCGGCCATTGGCACGGCAGACACACCGGCAGAGCCGATCAGCGGATTGACCTTGCCCTTGGTGAAGATATACATCAGCTTGCCGAAGAGCACGCCGCCGGCAGTACCCACGGAGAATGCGATCAGGCCCAGCAGCACGATCTTCAGGGTGTCCAGGTTCAAGAATTTATCCGCAGAAGTGGTGGCACCTACGGACAGACCCAGCAGAATGGTCACAATGTTCATCAGCTCATTCTGTGCCGCCTTGGCGATACGCTCGGTCTGGCCGCTCTCTTTCAGCAGGTTACCGAACATGAGCATACCCACCAGTGCAGCCGCATCCGGCAGCAGCAAAGATACAATGACCGTTACCAAAATGGGGAACAAAATCTTCTCCAGCTTGGAAACAGGGCGCAGGTTGCCCATCACCACGCTGCGCTCTTTCTTGGTCGTCAGCGCGCGCATAATGGGGGGCTGAATGATAGGCACCAAGGCCATATAGGAGTACGCCGCCACAGCAATCGTACCCAGCAACTCCGGTGCCAACTGGGAGGTAACGAAAATGGCCGTAGGACCGTCCGCACCACCGATAATACCGATAGAACCGGCCTGCTGAGGGGTAAAGCCAAGCAGGATCGCGCCCACATAGGTAAAGAAGATACCCAACTGGGCAGCAGCGCCCAGAATAAAGCTGGAGGGATTGGCGATCAGCGGCGCAAAGTCCGTCATGGCGCCAATGCCCATAAAGATCAGGGGCGGGTAAACACCGGCTTTTACGCCGAAATACAGGAAGTCGATCAGACCGGGGCTGAGCACGGCGCCGGAAGCGTCCGTCAACCGGCCGGCCATCAGGTCGATAAACTCGTGAATACTGGAGTAATGCACGGCCAGGTTGGCGCTGGGAATATTGGCCAGCAGCATACCGAAGGCAATGGGAATCATCAGCAGCGGCTCAAAGCCCTTCTTGATACCCAAATACAGGAAAACAAAAGCAACCACCAGCATGACAGCGTTTTTCCAGCCGCCGTCCGCTGTGAAGAAATAGGCGTAACCGGAGTTGGAAAAGATCTGTACAATGACCTCCCAAACCCCTCTTAAAATCTCACTCATTCATATACCTCCGTTAAAACGGGCGTGTGTTCTCTGCCACAGCGGCAGCCGCCCAGGGATTGCGCACACCCACCGGATTGGGGCGCACACGGCGCACGCTCTGTACCACAGCACCGGGGCCTTCGCTGGCCGCAACGGCAGCTGCAATCACAGCCACTACCTCGCTGGGAATGCCACTCTCCACCACCGGTGCAGGTGCGGCAGGCGCAGCCTTGACAGCGGGTGCAGACGGTGCGGAAGCCACAGTCACCTGGCTCTCCATAGCCTTTAACTTTTTCTTCTTACCACGAGTCTCTGCCCCGTGCACAATGGCGCCGAATGCCTTAAACACAAAGATCAGCAGCACCAAAATGCCCAAAACAATCACAATGCCGGCAATCACCACCGTGCTGGTGAAGGTAGCACTACGGTCCGCCTCAATACCGGTAGCCGCCAGCAAAATTGAAGATAACGGGTTCATCTGATTAACCTCCAGTTACAATTTTCCAAATTAAAGATATTATAAATCAAAAGCGGCGCAAAAGCAATGTTTTTTGCAGCAGAAAGAAAAAAATTGCAAAACTTCGTCAAACTGTATAAAATCCGGCGGAAAGTCTTGATTTATTTTTAAGATCGGATATAATGATAGTGTACCAAAAGGAGGCGGACTTATGACTGAACAGACCTTGATCATTGCCATCTTGGTGGCGCTGGTGATCCTGTGGATCACAGAGACTTTAGGCATGCACCGCACCAGCCGCATCTTAGGCGGCGTTATTGACTTGGGCTTTGCCGTGCTGCGCTAAGTAAACAGAAGGAAATACATAGACCTACAAAAACAGCCGCTGCGATAAGCAGCGGCTGTTCTATTTTCTGTTATTCTTTTATGCGACAAATGCGCATGGCATGCTTCTCCACCTTAAAACGCACTTCCGTATAGTCAAAATTCTCCCCATCGCAGTTACCCAAAAGCGGCCGATCGTCCACGGACCAAAAGCGACCGCCTACGGTGTAACCGGTATGCACCACATCCGGCGCATACTCGGCAGCCGTGCCGGCACTGTACCGCGGCACGATGGGCACAGCCTTCGCCAGGCTCAGCGGATCCACATAGGTAAAATCTAGCAGACCGTCGTCCAGCTTGCTGCCCGGTGCCGGACAAAAGCCGCCGCCGTAGTAGCTGGCGTTGCAGATGGCAAACAGGGCATATTCCATATTTTCCCGATGAAATTTATAGGGGTTGCCGTTTTCGTCCACACAGTCCAGTTCAACATTGACCTTGTAGCGCAGGGGCTGCATCATCACCGGCACCACGGCAATATTGTATGCCTGATGGCCCAGTGGAGGAATTTTACCTGCGATCTTGCGGCCGATGGTCTCCACCTTGGTGTCCAGCCCATAGCTCATCACATTGATGCACTTTTCGCCGTTATAGTCAATCAGATCCAGCGGCTCCACCGTGTAATTCAGCTTGCCGGAGTACAGGCCAAAAGATTTGATCACATTCTCCACATTGATCTTCTTGGTGCCATAGACTTTCTTGGCAAAATCGTTGCCGGTGCCCAAGGGCAGCAGCATCATAGGGGTCTCTGTATGCGCCAAGCCGTTGGCAATCTCATGTACTGTGCCGTCGCCGCCACAGCAGACAATGACACAGCGATCGCCATACTTTGTCGCATAAGCCGTTGCAATCTCTCGGGCGTGGCCGGAATGGTCCGTCTCTTCCACAATCATCTCATCATCAAGAAGACGAAAAGCGGAGCGGATACGGTTGAAAATCGCCTCTTTGTCCTTATGACCGGACACCGGATTCACAATAAATACATACTTCATCTGTTTTTCCCCTCTTTCACGCCGGGTGCCGTCAAGCCAGGCAGGCACCGCCCACCGGGCGCACTTGCAGCACATGGCAGGTGCCCTCGCCGAACACGCCCTCCAGCACGGTACGGTACTGCTCCAGCAGATCGTTTGGTACAAAGGCCTGAATGGTACCG comes from Oscillospiraceae bacterium and encodes:
- a CDS encoding UvrD-helicase domain-containing protein produces the protein MALNQMQQQAVQHTEGPLLILAGAGSGKTTVLVNRVQHIIADGYALPWQVLAITFTNKAAEEIRQRLADAIGPEAESIWAHTFHSCCARILRRFGDRLGYTNHFTIYDTDDSKRVMKQCQRQLGIDDKFLNHRAILSEISNAKDALIGPQEYRATVGADFRKGKIAECYALYQKELLAADAMDFDDMIYNTVQLLRENDDVLELYQNQFRYVMVDEYQDTNHAQYVLTSLLADKFKNICVVGDDDQSIYRFRGATIENILSFEQHYKNATVIRLEQNYRSTQNILDGANAVIANNKNRKGKRLWTDAGAGSKIILNTAQNEADESSFIVEEILKNVKAGRKMSDHAVLYRMNAQSRNIEIALTKSGIPHKVIGGNRFFDRKEIKDMTAYFALINNPADTVRLQRIINVPKRGIGATMVSHITEIATGLGISAFEVCQRADEFQKTARSAQKLRDFAAQITYFQRCLEDGMLLSDLLQEILEKTKYTDYLQEDDPEKYEDRLNNIKELSSMFIKYQEENEDFELSDFLEDVALVSDIDSYNDDEDSVVLMTLHSAKGLEFPVVFIPGMEEGIFPGSQAMYSEEELEEERRLAYVGITRAREKLYLVNARQRMLYGTTNRNMPSRFLREIPEQVTEDVTVQSFRSHAGFTGAKVGQQTQKSSYAHKFGGAKTAKAAPAATGVTYAVGDTVRHKTFGTGVVLSTQPMGNDTLLEVAFDRAGTKKLMANFARMEKV
- a CDS encoding sodium ion-translocating decarboxylase subunit beta, which codes for MSEILRGVWEVIVQIFSNSGYAYFFTADGGWKNAVMLVVAFVFLYLGIKKGFEPLLMIPIAFGMLLANIPSANLAVHYSSIHEFIDLMAGRLTDASGAVLSPGLIDFLYFGVKAGVYPPLIFMGIGAMTDFAPLIANPSSFILGAAAQLGIFFTYVGAILLGFTPQQAGSIGIIGGADGPTAIFVTSQLAPELLGTIAVAAYSYMALVPIIQPPIMRALTTKKERSVVMGNLRPVSKLEKILFPILVTVIVSLLLPDAAALVGMLMFGNLLKESGQTERIAKAAQNELMNIVTILLGLSVGATTSADKFLNLDTLKIVLLGLIAFSVGTAGGVLFGKLMYIFTKGKVNPLIGSAGVSAVPMAARVSQKEGQRENPSNFLLMHAMGPNVSGVIGSAVAAGIMLTLLK
- a CDS encoding OadG family transporter subunit; protein product: MNPLSSILLAATGIEADRSATFTSTVVIAGIVIVLGILVLLIFVFKAFGAIVHGAETRGKKKKLKAMESQVTVASAPSAPAVKAAPAAPAPVVESGIPSEVVAVIAAAVAASEGPGAVVQSVRRVRPNPVGVRNPWAAAAVAENTRPF
- a CDS encoding diacylglycerol kinase family protein, yielding MKYVFIVNPVSGHKDKEAIFNRIRSAFRLLDDEMIVEETDHSGHAREIATAYATKYGDRCVIVCCGGDGTVHEIANGLAHTETPMMLLPLGTGNDFAKKVYGTKKINVENVIKSFGLYSGKLNYTVEPLDLIDYNGEKCINVMSYGLDTKVETIGRKIAGKIPPLGHQAYNIAVVPVMMQPLRYKVNVELDCVDENGNPYKFHRENMEYALFAICNASYYGGGFCPAPGSKLDDGLLDFTYVDPLSLAKAVPIVPRYSAGTAAEYAPDVVHTGYTVGGRFWSVDDRPLLGNCDGENFDYTEVRFKVEKHAMRICRIKE